One Sediminibacillus dalangtanensis genomic region harbors:
- a CDS encoding PTS glucitol/sorbitol transporter subunit IIA — protein MYRTEIKKIGKDAKAFEAEKMMVLFGENAPAELADFCYIIDVNPVEKEITEDSMLTIDGTTYEITKVGSAVNKNLHDLGHITLRFNGSTEEEQSGTLYLEDAELVTVDVGSTITIE, from the coding sequence ATGTATCGAACAGAAATAAAAAAAATCGGAAAAGATGCAAAAGCTTTTGAAGCAGAAAAAATGATGGTTCTGTTTGGAGAAAATGCACCAGCTGAACTTGCGGACTTTTGCTATATCATCGATGTCAATCCAGTAGAAAAAGAAATAACGGAAGATTCAATGCTGACTATTGACGGAACGACATATGAAATCACGAAAGTTGGTTCTGCCGTTAACAAAAACCTTCATGATCTAGGTCATATCACCTTACGGTTTAATGGGAGTACGGAAGAAGAACAATCAGGAACGTTGTATTTGGAAGATGCAGAGTTGGTGACGGTGGATGTTGGTTCTACAATTACGATTGAATAA
- the srlA gene encoding PTS glucitol/sorbitol transporter subunit IIC, whose protein sequence is MDYIVKFAEGFINLFQTGADTFIDWMTSIVPLVLMLLIAMNTIIQLIGEERINVIAQKSAKNPFLRYLVLPFLGSFMLANPMVHSLGRFLPERYKPSYFASAAQFAHTSNGIFPHINPAELFIYLGIAQGIQELGLPMTDLAVRYLLVGLVMNFIGGWVTDFTTSYIEKQQNVKLSKEVKVEG, encoded by the coding sequence ATGGACTACATCGTTAAATTTGCAGAAGGATTTATCAACTTGTTCCAAACAGGTGCCGATACGTTTATCGATTGGATGACATCGATTGTACCGCTTGTACTAATGTTGTTGATTGCTATGAATACCATCATTCAATTGATAGGCGAGGAGAGAATCAATGTTATTGCACAAAAATCAGCCAAAAATCCGTTTTTAAGGTATTTGGTGTTACCATTCCTGGGGTCCTTCATGCTGGCGAATCCTATGGTCCACTCTTTAGGCAGATTCTTGCCAGAGAGATATAAACCGAGTTACTTTGCTTCCGCGGCACAGTTTGCCCATACAAGTAACGGGATTTTTCCACATATAAACCCGGCGGAATTATTTATCTATTTGGGCATTGCACAAGGTATCCAGGAGCTGGGGCTGCCGATGACAGATCTGGCCGTCCGTTACTTATTGGTCGGTTTGGTGATGAACTTCATCGGTGGTTGGGTTACGGACTTCACAACGAGTTATATAGAGAAACAACAAAACGTGAAATTGAGCAAAGAAGTAAAAGTAGAAGGTTGA
- a CDS encoding APC family permease: protein MKERKTLKKSLKPHWVWAIALGSSIGWGAFVQPTNWMSTAGPLGAMLGFGIGGLLMMVIAVSYGFLIKSFPVSGGEFAYAFISLGRTHAFICGWFLTLGYICIVALNASAFALMFKFVFPKFVENLHLYQIAGWDVYGTEIIFATLALLLFGYLNIKGTGISGRLQFIFCSVMVISIVALSLFVGGQPISGFANVQPLFPTEKTAFAAVIAIVAIAPWAYVGFDNVPQLAEEFNFSSRKAFNLILGALFFAALLYILMILATAMARPWEGLVSENLLWGTGTVVQDLLGTFGLAILVIALSMGIFTGLNGFIVSSSRLLFAMSRAKIIPETFSKLHPKYDTPYIGIIFTVAVSLLAPWFGREVLTWVVDMSSIGVTIAYFYTCFTAYRLFKWKMGADFNPSVNVVSPLKKSFAGLGVVTSIIFLSLLLIPGSPAFLGIESRVALVAWIVLGIGFYLVKRKELNEIPEGELNYLILGDEEIIAKD from the coding sequence ATGAAAGAAAGAAAAACCCTAAAGAAGTCTCTAAAGCCCCATTGGGTTTGGGCAATAGCTCTGGGTTCTTCCATTGGGTGGGGCGCATTTGTGCAGCCGACTAATTGGATGAGCACTGCAGGCCCTCTTGGAGCAATGCTTGGTTTTGGGATCGGCGGCTTACTCATGATGGTCATTGCCGTTAGTTATGGCTTCCTTATCAAAAGCTTTCCCGTATCCGGTGGAGAGTTTGCCTATGCGTTTATTAGTTTAGGTCGGACACACGCATTCATTTGTGGGTGGTTTTTGACGCTCGGGTACATATGTATCGTTGCGCTAAATGCATCGGCATTTGCCTTAATGTTTAAATTTGTCTTTCCAAAGTTTGTTGAGAACCTGCATTTATACCAAATTGCAGGCTGGGATGTTTACGGTACAGAGATTATTTTTGCGACTTTAGCGTTATTATTGTTTGGTTATTTAAATATTAAAGGAACCGGAATATCAGGAAGATTGCAATTTATTTTTTGTTCAGTAATGGTAATAAGCATAGTTGCCCTGTCACTTTTCGTGGGCGGACAGCCAATCTCTGGCTTTGCAAACGTTCAACCTCTATTCCCAACGGAAAAAACAGCTTTTGCTGCGGTGATTGCAATTGTTGCAATAGCACCATGGGCTTACGTAGGATTTGATAATGTACCACAACTTGCCGAGGAATTTAATTTTTCATCTAGAAAAGCTTTTAATCTAATCTTGGGAGCTCTGTTTTTCGCAGCATTATTGTATATATTAATGATTTTAGCTACCGCAATGGCTCGTCCCTGGGAAGGATTGGTGTCGGAAAACCTGCTATGGGGTACTGGAACAGTGGTACAAGATTTATTGGGAACCTTTGGGTTGGCTATTTTGGTCATAGCGCTATCGATGGGGATCTTTACTGGCCTGAATGGATTCATCGTTTCTTCCAGCCGGCTTTTATTTGCCATGTCTCGTGCAAAGATTATTCCAGAAACATTTTCTAAACTACATCCTAAATACGATACACCTTATATTGGTATCATCTTTACGGTTGCTGTTTCCTTATTAGCACCTTGGTTTGGACGAGAAGTGTTGACATGGGTAGTCGACATGTCATCAATAGGTGTTACCATTGCTTACTTTTATACGTGTTTTACTGCTTATAGATTATTTAAGTGGAAAATGGGGGCAGATTTCAACCCTTCCGTAAATGTTGTTTCCCCGTTAAAAAAGTCATTTGCTGGATTAGGAGTAGTAACAAGTATTATATTCTTATCCCTTCTATTGATTCCAGGTTCACCGGCATTTTTGGGAATAGAATCAAGAGTTGCACTAGTAGCCTGGATTGTCTTAGGAATAGGCTTCTATCTTGTTAAGCGCAAGGAACTTAATGAGATACCCGAGGGTGAATTGAATTATTTAATTTTAGGGGATGAAGAAATTATTGCTAAGGATTAG
- the srlE gene encoding PTS glucitol/sorbitol transporter subunit IIB, with product MAERAKIVKGSGGFGGPLTIGVDGKRDKLMYVTGGHKPAIVDKICDITGATPVNGFETSVPEEEIMAAVIDCGGTLRCGIYPQKGIPTINIMATGKSGPLRQYITEDIYVSNVDVDQVSVAGTESESTSVKETQAEEKQPEQQATYSRDKKIMETRAEQENKSILTRIGLAAGKVINTFYQASRDAVETMLHTVIPFMGFVALLIGIIQGSGIGDLFANVMSPLAGNIWGLMAIGFICSLPFLSPLLGPGGVIGQVLGTLIGVEIGKGNIPPNLALPALFAINTQNAADFIPVGLGLAEAETKTIEVGVPSVLYSRFLNGVPRVFVAWLASFGLYK from the coding sequence ATGGCTGAAAGAGCGAAAATCGTTAAGGGTTCGGGTGGTTTCGGCGGCCCGTTGACAATCGGTGTCGATGGTAAACGGGACAAACTGATGTATGTGACAGGCGGCCATAAGCCTGCCATTGTAGATAAAATATGTGATATCACCGGGGCAACACCTGTAAATGGTTTTGAAACGTCGGTACCGGAAGAGGAAATCATGGCGGCAGTCATTGATTGCGGCGGAACGTTACGTTGTGGCATTTATCCGCAAAAAGGCATCCCAACGATCAATATCATGGCTACCGGTAAAAGCGGCCCTTTGCGCCAATATATAACAGAAGACATCTATGTATCCAACGTAGACGTTGATCAAGTGTCCGTGGCTGGTACAGAAAGTGAAAGTACTTCCGTAAAAGAGACACAAGCAGAGGAGAAACAGCCAGAACAACAAGCGACCTATTCAAGAGACAAAAAAATCATGGAAACACGCGCGGAACAAGAAAATAAGAGTATTCTTACCAGAATCGGATTAGCAGCAGGGAAAGTTATCAACACCTTCTATCAGGCTTCCCGCGATGCTGTGGAAACGATGCTGCATACGGTCATTCCATTTATGGGATTTGTGGCATTACTGATCGGCATCATTCAAGGCTCTGGCATCGGCGACTTGTTCGCAAATGTCATGTCTCCGCTTGCCGGAAATATTTGGGGACTGATGGCCATCGGCTTTATTTGTTCCTTGCCCTTCTTAAGTCCATTACTAGGGCCTGGAGGAGTTATCGGACAAGTACTAGGTACGCTGATCGGAGTGGAAATCGGCAAAGGCAACATTCCTCCAAACCTTGCACTTCCGGCACTATTTGCGATCAATACGCAAAACGCCGCAGACTTCATTCCTGTTGGATTAGGTCTGGCAGAAGCAGAAACGAAAACAATCGAAGTCGGGGTGCCATCTGTCCTTTATTCCAGATTCTTGAATGGTGTGCCGCGAGTATTTGTCGCTTGGCTGGCAAGCTTCGGATTATATAAATAA
- a CDS encoding transcriptional regulator GutM — MFIMLIIFAAIGFVVQYLLGLLQIKNFTKNYIQLREKGRVAIGRRPAIVKSGTLVLLQLNNKNEIEDARYMQGVTVFSKFKPLKGLEGKKLQKVNASDLEDYNKLLGKAVLDAQNTFHVIQNGGEIAQIPSPMMKAVRKVNGMFKKERGLKHGLHR, encoded by the coding sequence ATGTTTATCATGTTGATTATCTTTGCTGCTATAGGCTTTGTCGTTCAGTATTTACTAGGTCTGCTCCAGATCAAAAATTTCACCAAAAACTATATCCAACTGCGGGAAAAGGGCCGTGTCGCCATTGGAAGACGTCCGGCTATCGTTAAATCTGGAACGCTGGTGTTACTTCAGCTAAACAATAAAAACGAGATTGAAGATGCGCGATACATGCAAGGTGTGACCGTATTCTCTAAATTCAAACCGCTCAAAGGTTTAGAAGGAAAGAAGTTGCAAAAAGTTAATGCCAGTGATCTGGAGGATTACAACAAGTTGCTGGGAAAAGCGGTTTTAGATGCGCAAAACACTTTCCATGTCATTCAAAATGGCGGAGAAATTGCCCAAATTCCTTCACCGATGATGAAAGCTGTACGGAAAGTAAACGGAATGTTTAAAAAAGAAAGGGGTCTAAAGCATGGACTACATCGTTAA